gcgagtctagtacccgcactcttttactacgaagccacgctgttgtaacaggtgcagaatgtggcttggcattgtcttgctgaaataagcaggacgtccctgaaaaagactttgcttggatggcagcatatgttgctccaaaacctgtatgtacctttcagcattaatggtgccttcacagatgtgcaagttacccatgccatgggcactaacacacccccataccatcagagatgctggcttttgaactttgcgctgataataatccggacagtcctttttctctttggcccggaggacaggacgtccatgatttccaaaaccaatttgaaatgtggactcgtcagaccacaggacacttttccactttgcatcagtccatctcagatgagctcgggcctagactagccggcggtgtttctgggtgttgttgacatatggctttcactttgcatggcagagctttaacttgcacttgtagatggagcaacgaactgtgttcactgacagtggttttctgaagtgttcctgagcccatgtggtaatatccgttacagaatgatatcggtttttaatgcagtgccacctgagggatcgaaggtcacgggcatttaatgttggttttctgtcttgccgcttacttgcagagatttctccagattctctgaatcttttgatgatattatggactgtagatgatgaaatcccaagattccttgcaattgcatgttgagaaacattgttcttaaactgttggactatttgctcacacagttgttcacaaagtggtgaacctcaccacATCTTTGCTTGTGAATGTTTGAGTctttgagtgaatatttgcaaaaaacaataaagtttatccgtttgaacaataaatatcttgtctttgtagtgtattcaactgaatataggtggaaaaggatttgcaaatcatcgtattctgtttttattaatgttttacacaacgttaATACGGGTTGGACTGTAATGGAAAACATATTGTGGGTACATAttcaaaatacagaaatgaagtatacactcaccggccacttttcagttgcttgttaaaacaaatagctaatcagccaatcacatggccacaactcaatgcatttaggcatgtagacgtggtcaagacaacttgctgaagtgcaggctgagcatcagaatggggaagaaaggtgatttaagtgactttgaacgtggcgtggttgttggtgccagacgggctggtctgagtatttcagaaactgctgatctactgggattttcacgcacaaccatctctagggttacagagaatggtctgaaaaagagaaaatatccagtgagcggcagctgtgtggacaaaaatgccttgttgatgtgagaggtcagaggagaatgggcagactgatttgagatgatagaaaggcaacagtaactcaaataaccaaccaaaatctctgaggaatgtttccaacaccttgttgaaagtacgccacgaagaattaaggcagttctgaaggcaaaagggggcccAACCTTTtgctagcaaggtgtacctaatatagtggccggtgagtgtatgtatttaGTTTAAGATACATTTTGCAAATTCAGAAAacagttactttttacattttgtagaagaatacttttagaattgtcactaaataataaaaaattaccaTCTTTAGAAGAAACATTACAAACActtgtttattcatattttaaaatcagcacaCAGCGACTCCAAAAAGAACTCGAAAAGCGTCTTCTTTACAAAGGCTAAgtttctgctaaagcctgagtagactgataaaccaaacTGAACTCTTCTGAGGGATAATGGATAATGGAAATCAACAGTTTCCTCAACATTGGATATGTTCACCAGCGATAAGtgcagtatcagtatcagtctACTGGACTTATTACAGCTACCCACTTTATAGTCAAATTTGTTATCAAGATGGAGAGTTGTTTGCTTCATAGAGCCAAAATAATGTTGAGTATAATGTTgagattttttcatttaatgtattgacagaagaattacatgaagaaaactaaCCTACACTAACTGCCAACCAGTAACAGagaggaacagtgtgaatttaATGAAAATTACTCCAGTTTTTCCCATCTGTTCTACTGAGATGTATTccaaatgtattctgaatatgttattttttatgtacTGTAATGGAATACATTACTGAATACATCGAGAACAATGTTTTCAGTGTTCCGCCATCActactttttatgtattttgccCAACATTGAACATAAACTATATTACCAAAACtattaactcattcactcaggTTCATAAGTGTGTAAAGGCAGATGAGcagatacttttggaaatatagtgtatgtaaataagctctgcattcaaaaaacagtccttataactccagcctgaaaaggcagataTACATAAATGCATTGGATATATTGTGACACCACAGAGAATCAATGCAAAGCTAGCTATTTTTACACTTGTGTTTTCATATTCAGTCATGCACAAAAGTCTGGACGGCCTTGGTCAAATGAATTAAGCGAGTGTGtcttccctgtagaggatgtgttcacttattttcacttagaaaaagtTTATTTGACTAAGTGTGCAGAAACCTTTACATATGACTCTATTAACTGTATGGACTTAgaagttttgaaacattaacagtGTTTGTCCTACTATATCAAACTCTTATGTAAAAATAGTTTTCcaggatatggaccctttaatcTAGAAGGAGTCATTTAAAACTGTGCAGACTACTCTGTGGATAGCACGATCAGCATTCACTACCATTGCTACTGGTCACTGATTCCCTTTAGGATCCACCCGACTGGCTGGTGCTGTTTTCTTCCACATTACTTGCCTTCACCGTTGACTCCCCTTGGATGGGACTGTTCCCATGTTTACCTGTTCCTTGCACAGAAGCGACATCTTGTGGCAAATGGCGCATGACAAGGTTGACGAGTTTGCAGCGGAAGCTCCTGCTTAAGAAGCTGTAGAGAACAGGGTTGGCCAAACAGTGAAGCATAGCAGTCGCCCTGACCACCGCATAGGCAAAGAAAAGATGCTCGAGCATATTGCAGTCAAATAAGCTGGGCTTCAGAGTGTCCACCATCATGAGCATCATTATCACATGGTAAGGCAGCCAGCACACCATGAACACGAGCGAGTACACATGCAGCAGCCAAACGTCGCTTGCGTTACGGGCCTGTACTTCAGGGCATGCCCGCACTGCACGAGCCGCTAGCACGTTGAAGGTAGCTACAATAGCTGCTGGCCCTACAAACTGTATAAAAGACTGGATGATAATGATGGTGGTGAACCATGCCGTGAAGGCATACATTGGCATCAAATAACAGCCCGGTTCCTGCAAGTGGAGAATGCGCACATGGGCCGTCTCTAGTGATGCTAAAAACAATGCTAAGATCCAGAGGCCCGCGCAGATCATGTTCCTCTTGCGCCTCTCTGGCATACCTGGGCCTTGGACCTTGGGTGCTGAGCCTCGTATCACTGCCAGGTAGCGTTCTACAGACATGTAGGCCAGGAAGAAGCAGCTAGCATAGATGCTAAGCACGATGACCAGGTTGGAGAAGCGGCAGAGGAAGTCTCCCCACAGCCAGACGTGGTCCAGGACCACCTCGAGCATGTAGATGGGCAGCATGAGCATTATCATGGTGTCGGCCAGGCCCATGTTGAGCAGGCAGAAGAGAACGGTGTTGCGTGAATGTCGGCGGTGCCAGTTCACCCACACCACTGTCATGTTCATCACTAGGCCCACCAAGAACATCATCaggtggaggaggaagaggccGATGCGCCGGGAGTTGTAGTCCACCTCGACGGTGCACAGGTAGAAGTCCGTCTCATTGTCTTGATAGTCCATCTATTCAGAGAGAAAGGGAACATTTGCAAGTGCTCAAAATGACAAAGGAATAGGTCAAGCAaacatgctaacatggctaacaatGATTGACATACCTCTCACCCTGATAGAcaaaacagcatagaccagcatggctgatcaccagcaaaaccagcaggtcgctgttgtcggaacaaaaccttgtatctccaaaaatggtaactttacagaagaagcaaaaaacatgctttacttttaatgtaagtcagtggaaccagacgtatttccaagtaattttggatcattttgtttactccattcatcatgaaatttacacacaatgtaagggaCAATAGTTATTTaacattgtcaaaaactgaaaaacattgtgttccaacaacagcgttGTGTTTTGGATCTTAGTATGCTGGACAACCACCATGACCATAATGGGTGACCAGCTAGCATGCtagtctgtgttgtttttttcaacaGTGCAGTCAGTGCACTCAGTGCACCACAAGTCATatagggagattcactcaaaacaggccctgaatattctggtGTAACTcatgttaggatgaagcaatctgaaccaaataAAAGTGCTACATACCTTGATGTATGTGTAATTAAGTGCAtcacatgtgatgctggaaatgatctccgttttctgccagacacatgaaggcgTACAAGGGCATGCATTTAACAGAGGTTAAATGTCACAATGGCTGTCCAACGCCTTCCTCATCGCTCCAACATATTCTGACTTGTTCGAAGCTCCGTATACCAAGGAGCACATTGcaagttgtttgttttgtccagGTTGATtcatcctagagagagttattacaggatattcggggcctcttttgagtgaatctccctgtagtagATGATACGGCTTGGAATTTACACAAAGAAAGGCAGTCAGTATTTTAGATTAACTGAAAAATGCTATTGGTGTGTTATCTCAGCTAATGTTACTAGCCTTGTTTGTCGTCTCCTCTTCACAAAATTGAATAAATTATGTTGAAtgctttatttaattaaatttatatatgtgtaaaaTTGGCCTGGGACATAAACTGTATGCTACATGATGCTACGTGGCACAATGTGTCTGGTGTGCTGGTACCTTCAAATTAAGAGATGGTGGAAAGGTGTTACTGAGGAACATATAAGGTGCCTTCCAATAGCCCTGCCAAGTGTATTGCACTGGGTATTCAGACTTATTAAGGGTGATTCCACACCACAGGGAGTGAAAAAGTTATGCAGGAAGGGAACTTAAAGGGCGCAGGGAGAACGGTTTATGACTTCACATGAAACTGCAGGAAAGTTTACCCATCAGTCATTACATGTCTTTCGAAgatgtgtgttcagtgttgatGCTTCAGGACCTTCTGAATGTGGGTATGTATTAACTGCAATTCCCCCAACGAACATCCAGTGTTCAAGTGCATAGGGACTGTAGCAGTACATCTTACTGGAAAGGAATGTGGCTATAATGCTTGAT
This genomic interval from Pygocentrus nattereri isolate fPygNat1 chromosome 21, fPygNat1.pri, whole genome shotgun sequence contains the following:
- the LOC108424618 gene encoding G-protein coupled receptor 182-like, which gives rise to MDYQDNETDFYLCTVEVDYNSRRIGLFLLHLMMFLVGLVMNMTVVWVNWHRRHSRNTVLFCLLNMGLADTMIMLMLPIYMLEVVLDHVWLWGDFLCRFSNLVIVLSIYASCFFLAYMSVERYLAVIRGSAPKVQGPGMPERRKRNMICAGLWILALFLASLETAHVRILHLQEPGCYLMPMYAFTAWFTTIIIIQSFIQFVGPAAIVATFNVLAARAVRACPEVQARNASDVWLLHVYSLVFMVCWLPYHVIMMLMMVDTLKPSLFDCNMLEHLFFAYAVVRATAMLHCLANPVLYSFLSRSFRCKLVNLVMRHLPQDVASVQGTGKHGNSPIQGESTVKASNVEENSTSQSGGS